The following are encoded in a window of Sphaerisporangium siamense genomic DNA:
- a CDS encoding NUDIX domain-containing protein, which produces MTISTDDSGPVRIVTAIVRDGDRVLLCHRSAGRRWYPDVWDLPGGHVEEGEDPKESLVRELREELGITASEPSGPPMHEIRTATFDMRIWLIDRWTGTPVNAAPDEHDAVAWFWTSDLDSLRLAHESYLSMLTAVLLT; this is translated from the coding sequence ATGACGATCTCCACTGACGACTCCGGTCCGGTCCGGATTGTGACGGCCATTGTTCGCGACGGCGATCGGGTGTTGCTGTGTCATCGAAGCGCCGGACGTCGTTGGTATCCCGACGTGTGGGATCTGCCGGGCGGTCATGTCGAGGAGGGGGAGGATCCGAAGGAGAGCCTTGTCCGCGAGCTTCGGGAGGAGTTGGGAATCACGGCATCGGAGCCATCCGGCCCGCCGATGCATGAGATCCGGACCGCGACGTTCGACATGCGGATCTGGTTGATCGACAGGTGGACCGGAACACCCGTCAACGCCGCGCCGGACGAGCACGACGCTGTGGCGTGGTTCTGGACATCCGACCTTGACAGCCTGCGTCTCGCCCACGAGTCGTATCTCTCGATGCTCACCGCCGTGCTCCTCACGTGA